Sequence from the Bacteroidota bacterium genome:
CCAGTTTTCGAGAATGGCGATAGTGTTGATAGAATCTTGCGTTCTGAATGTTCCGGATTCACCCATGGAAATTATTTTCTCATTCGAATAACTTGCCGGTTTCACATGATAATTCATTCCGTATGCAAGCGTACGTTCACCGAGAAGATCGAATTTGTAAGTGAAATTGAGAATAATGATGAGCACCACGAAAATGGTATTCGACCAGCCGCGGAACCAGGTCGTGAGTACGCCCGTGAACATGAGATACAAAGTGAAAAGAAGAAATACACTCGCACTGGCTGGTATCATCAGGAAAGGAATGTTGCGGAAAAATCCGAAGAGCAGCAGTGTAATTATCACAATGAGTTCGAACCAAACCGCTTTCCCGTGATTCTGCATGAAAACACGATTGAGCAATTCTTTATCGTAATGTTCGAATGGCCGTGCGCGTCTTATTTTCGTTAACCCGGTGAGATAACTTTCCACGTGCCAGTCGCGTCCTTCTTTTCCGGGTGTTACCGTTTTCCAGCTGAGTTTTTTGCTTAGCGGATCGCGGTTAAGAATGACGCGTTTCGGCTTCGGGCTTTCCATGTCATTTACCACCAGTCCGTAAAGCGATTGAATGTCCTTACTCGTTCTGAAAAAATAAAACAGTGAACCCAGAATGAAAATGGCATTGCCGCAAATAAATCCGGCGACGTCGAACAGCACCTGCATTTTCGAAACAGGTTCTTCATGAAGAAATCTGAAAATGAGAATAAGATAAGTAACCTGGAACGCAAGCGGGATCACAAAATTATTTGTGCAGAAACGGAGAAACGGCCGACTAAGCGTTGCGAGAAATGGGAAACGGAATGCATTATAGATGTAACACGAGATCTGGTATGCCATGATGAATCCGCCGCAGGAGAATCCGACCACGAAATAAGAAAAGAAATTCACCTTGCCGATATATTCCGGATCAACGAACAAAAGTGAAATGCCGTAACGCGATGCCAACCCGCCGGTAAGAAAACCGAACATCAGCAACCAGAAAATGATCAACACGGGATTTTTCTTGATCTGCACGAGCAGCAATTGCACCGGAAAAAAATAAATCGTTCTTCTGATGATGGGATGCCGGTCGATCCATGCGCGAAGGCGGACCATAAGTTGTGGGTTCTTACTTATTAAACGTTCTCAGAGGAGAAAAGTTGTATTTATAGTGTGGTCGGTAAGCGGTTTGCAGCAGCGGTAAGCAGAAGTAATTTCTTTTAGTTCGGGCGGAGTCAGGAATATTATTTTATTTTTTCATTCACGATCCTTAGTATTTCGTTTTCCATGGCAATTGCTTTTTCCTGGATCGCTTTTCCTTTGGAAAGAATTTCAGTTACAAAATTTTTGTCGGCCAATCCGGCGGCGTTGATCCTCACATTCAGGTACGCGCCCATAACGGATGCACGTGCAGCGAGCGCACCTACGCCTGCGTCTGAAACTGAATTCGGATTTCCGCTTTCGGCCATTGCTTTGATCACATTCATCGAGTCGAATGAAACTTCCATTACGCGGAACGGAATTTCAGTAGCTGTTCGCGTTGCATCCTGGATTGCTTTTGTGCGCGCCGATTTTTCTTCTTCTGTTGATTTCGGTAATGCAAATGCATTCATGATGAGGTTGAATGCAGCCGTGTCGCGATCCACTAATTGCAATAATTCTTTTTTGTATTGCTGTCCTTTCTCCGCCCAATCTGAAAATCCTTTCCAGCGATCGTCCCATCCGCGTTTGTGCGAAGAGAGATTTGCGACCATCGTAGCGAGTGATGCGCCGAGTGCGCCCATGTACGCCGAAATGGATCCTCCACCGGGAGCAGGACTTTCGCTCGATGTTTCATCAGCGAAATCGGCAAGCGACATGGAAATAAGTTTTGATGAGGTAGAATTGTTCAGCATGTATTCGATGATTCGTTCATGGGGTTTGAATGGAGCAAGTTCATCAAGACCGAGCGACTTGATCGCGATCCTGATCAGTTCTTTTTCAGGAACACCGGTGGAACGTTGTTGTTTTTCTAAAAAATATTTTCCGGCGTCGAGTAAACAATTCATCGGGATCAGCCCCACGATCTCCGATCCGGTTACGCGAATGCCGCGCTCCGTTGCTTTTTTATTCACTTCTTCGAATGCAGCGTGCACCGAAGTGATCTTTGTATTGGTGAGATTCATCGAGATCTGCGCAACGCCATATTCTTCAATGAACCATCCGATCGCTTTCACTGATTTCAATGTGCCGGGAATGACGATTGGATTTCCATTGGCATCTTTCACATTATTTCCTTTCGCATCTTTCTGTGTTCGTCCTGCCTCGCGCACATCGAACGCGATCGCATTTGCGCGGCGCGTGGAAGTGGTGTTGAGATTGATGTTGTAAGCGACGAGAAATTCTCTTGCGCCGATCACGGTTGCCCCCCGCTTCGTATCGAATTCAACCGGGCCGAAATCAGGTTTCCATTCCGGCAATTTTATTTTTTTGAAAAATCCTTCATACTCGCCGGCGCGGATCACCGAAAGATTATTTCTTTTTTTATCCGCTTGCGCATATTCGTAGAGATAAACGGAAATGCCTAATTCTTTTCCAACGCGTTCAGCAAGTTTTTTCGAATACGCCGCAGTTTCTTCCATCGAAATTCCGGAAACAGGAACAAGCGGACAAACATCAGTAGCACCCATGCGCGGATGTTCTCCTTTGTGTTTGCTCATGTCGATCAACTCACCGGCAATTTTTATGGCGCGGAATGCAGCTTCTACTACAGCGCCGGGCTCACCCACAAATGTGACAACAGTTCTGTTCGTTGCTTTGCCCGGATCTACGTTCAGCAGGCGAACACCTTCGACACTTTCAATTTTGTCTGTGATCTGTTTGATGATGTGGAGATCGTTTCCCTCTGAGAAATTAGGAACGCATTCGATTATCCGGTTCATGAGTGATCAGTTTTTTTTATTCAGGATCTTTAATTTATCAATCAACAAAAATAGTCCGGCTACCGCTAAAAATACCAGGAGAGGTTCGATGATCAAACGATGCCGCGTTTCCACATAGAAAACCGATTGAAAAAGTGAAAGCCCAACCGGTGCGGAAATTAGAAAAAAAATCCGTCTGCCTGACAAGATGCAGCAAATGATGAAAAGCAAAAGTATCAACCCGAAAACTATTTTGTACAACGGGATCAGTTCACGGCAAAAGGCAGGATATTCATTTCCGATATTCTTCCGGAACCACCAGAAATTTTTCAGCTTCACGAAGTACATCGCAGTTACGTGAGCAGGATCGTTCTTCAGGATGATTAAATATTTATTCATGAAAAATTTGTTCTGTTCCCTCACGGAAAGATGATCGAGCGTATCGAAATCCTTCCCGGTCATTGCCGCGTAAAAACTTTTTCCGTTATCAAGATAATTACCGCCTTCAGAATTGTAGAGCGCTCCTTTCCAGAGAATTTTTCCTGTGGCTGAATTGAGCCCGATTATTTTATCGGTCCTGTAATTCCGGATCAGCAGGGGCATGATGATTAACATTGAAACAAAGAGCACCAGCGAAAAATTAAGTAAGATCTTTTTCATTCTGAAATTTTCGAACGAAAGCAATAGAAATGGAAGGATGCAAACAATAAGTGTAGGCCTGTCAAGGATGGAAAGTCCGAATGTAATTGCAAAAAGAAGAAGATTTTTTATTGTTGCATTTCTGAAAAAAACTGTCGTGAAAAAAAGACAAGCATAAAAAAAGAACATATCTAAAACTAACGGATGAACATTCGCAAATGAATACCACAGGATAAGCGGGTGAAAAAGTACGACCCCGGCAGGAATTAAAATGAGTTTTTCTTTCCAATGATAAATTCGGTGATCAGCAAAAAATTTATCAAAGAAGAAATCTGCGGTTTTCCAGGTGAAAAAAGCAGTAACGCCATTCAGCAGGATGTGAAATGCCATCACGATGATGGGATGCAGTCCGAAAATTTTGTAAAGGAGAAAAACAACGGAATAATAGACCGGGAAAACGAAACTGTGATTATTTTGCCCGTCACTCACGCAGAAGGCCTCGCCCGTCTGCAATTTATTCAGCGCCATGTAATGATCTTCCCAAACAATGATCCGTGGATGAAGGATGAAAAGAGAAATGAGCTGGACAAAAACGGTAATGGAAATAAAAAAAATAATTTTTTTTCCGCGCATGAATTCAGGATAGGACTTTGCCATTGATAATTACCTGCTCCACCAAATTACTTCCGAATGCATAAGGCAGAAACGCCACTGACGGAATTTGTTTTGTGATAACGAAACTTGCAGTTTTTCCAATAGTGATACTTCCATGCGAAGAAGAAATTCCCATGGCATAAGATGAATTGATCGTTGCGGCATTGATCGCTTCTTCCGGCGTCATTTTATAATTTATGCAGCACATGCTCATCATCTGCATCATGTTTCCTGATGGACAACTTCCCGGATTGAAATCACTCGCTACTGCAACCGGTAATCCTGCGTCGATCATCTTTCGCGCGGGAGGATTGGGGAGGCCAAGAAAATATTGCGCGCCGGGAAGAAGAGTGGGCATCGTGGAAGAATTTTTCAGAAGAGAAATTTCTTCTTCGCCAACGTATTCGAGATGATCGACACTGATGGCTCCGCATTTCACACCCGCCTGCACGCCACCCGAATTGCTGAGTTGATTCGCATGAACTTTCGGGATCATCCCGTATTTTTTTCCGGCTTCAAGAATGCGAACGGATTCTTCTTCGGTGAAATAATTTCTTTCGCAGAAAATATCACAATAGTCGGCAAGTTTTTCATTGGCGATCGCAGGCATCATTTCATCAATGATGAGTTTGATGTAACCTTCCTTATTGTTTTTGAATTCCGTGGGAACCGCATGTGCGCCGAGGAAAGTTGCCTTCACCGGAATTTTTTCAAGCTCTTTCAGCCGCCGTATGACACGCAGCATTTTCAATTCACTTTCCAGGTCGAGTCCGTAACCGCTTTTAATTTCCACCGCACCGGTTCCGAGTGAAATGATCTCGTCGAATCTTTTCAGCGATTGTGAAAACAATTCATCTTCAGAAGTGGCGCGTAATTTTTTTGCAGAATTAAGTATTCCTCCACCACGCGCAGCAATTTCTTCATAACTCAATCCGCGTATCCGATCCACAAATTCTCCTTCGCGATCGCCTGCGTACACGAGATGCGTATGCGAGTCGCACCACGAGGGAAAAACAAAACCTTCATTCGCATCGATCACTTCGAGTTCCGACCAATCTGAAATTCCAGAAAAATTTTCCATGGTTCCATAGTCGGCGATCTTTCCGTTCTCACACGCGAGCCATGCATTTGCAAGTGAAGGAAGAACAGCCATTTCTTTCCCGGAAACTTTTGTCAAAGAAGTTTCGCGCACCTGTACGAGCCGGCCGATATTTTTTACGAGTAATTTTTTCATGGGAATCGGAATCAAAGATGGGAATTCTCAATGAGATAATTCATCCTGAAATTACAGGGAAAGATCCTGAAAAAAAATTGGTAAAATCCAGCTAAAAAAAATCAATAGCTGATCCACATTTCTTTCTGACTTTTTTTGTAACGATGTTCTACTCTCCATTCATGCACATCATCTGAAACGCGATCAAGAAAAATAGCGCCGCTCACCGACCAGAACATTCCGTTGTAATCCGTTTCGAACCGGTGCGGAAAAATATTTTCCAGCTGGCCCTGGAATGCACAGTAACGATAACCGGCGAGAAAATTAATTCCAATCCATCGCGTCGGCTTGAATCTTCCTATTGGCGGAAGTTTGAAAGAAAGAGAAAGTCCGGCACCGGTAGGAAGAAAAAATTTCACGGTTCGTGCAAGTTGCTCACTCGTTGCATTGGAATAAACAAGAAAAACAGATTTTCCACCGCCCACTTCCACAGGGATACTGAACTCCACGAATTTGAAGCGGAATAAAAACCGTTCGAAATAAGCCGTGCCGAAATAGAGATAACGATTGGCATGATACGCCGATTGCCCTGAAGAATCGACAGCGATACTTTTTAATTTATCCTTGAGAAAATAGGCGCCGAAACCAACTTTGAATTTATCATTGATAAGCACACCTGCCCGTGCACCCCAGATATTCACTTCTTTTTTTCTGATGAAAGAAAAACGCTGATCGAAATCGAATGCGGGTTTAAAAGTGTTTTTGTGCTTGGGTTGCAATAGCAGAGAGTCCTGTGCATGCAGCGACAATGCCGGTGAGAAAAGAATAAAAAAGCATAAAAAAATAGGGCCCGGAAATTTCTTCATGTTCACGTTAGACGATCCTGCTGTCGAATGGTTTGAAGTGTTGAATAACTTTTGAAACGGGGCAGTGTGAAAGTAGTTATTTTTGCAGGAATGCCCGGCAATTCCATTGGTAAACTTTTCAAATTAACTTCCTTCGGCGAATCGCACGGACCTGCCATTGGCGGAGTGATCGACGGTTGCCCGCCCGGAATTTCCATTGACAACGGATTCATCCGTTCTGAAATGCGCCGCCGCCGCCCGGGACAATCTCACATTGTTACACAGCGCAAAGAAGAAGATGAAGTGGAATTTCTCTCCGGGATCCTCGATGGAAAAACAACCGGAACACCAATAGGATTTATCATCCGCAATCAGGATGCGAAGTCGAAAGATTATGATCTCTTCCGCGAAATTTACCGCCCGTCGCACGCCGATTTCACTTACGATGCAAAGTATGGTGTTCGTGATCACAAAGGAGGCGGACGTTCTTCTGCGCGCGAAACCGCTGCGCGCGTAGTGGCGGGTGCGGTGGCAAAATTATTTCTTGCTTCCAATGGAATTTCTGTTGTCGCTTATGTTTCGCAGGTTGGGAAACTGAAACTTGAAAAAAAATATTTTGAACTCGATCTGTCGTTCGCAGAAAAAAATATTGTGCGCTGTCCCGATCATGATCTCGCCGAAAAAATGATCGCGCTCATTGAGGAAACAAGAAAGAACGGAGACACAACTGGCGGAGTGGTGGAATGTATTGCAAAAGGAGTTCCTGCCGGAATTGGTGAACCTGTTTTTGATAAACTGCACGCTGATATAGGGAAAGCAATGTTGTCGATCAATGCAGTGAAAGGATTTGAATTTGGAAGCGGATTTGCCGGAACAGAAATGTACGGATCAGAACACAATGATATTTTTATTCCCGGGAAAGCAGAACGGAAAATAGTAACGGCAACAAATAATTCAGGCGGCATACAGGGAGGAATCAGCAATGGGGAAGATATTTTTTTCCGCGTCGCATTCAAACCTGTTGCAACCATCATGCAAAAGCAAAGAACTGTTAATACCAAAGGACAGGTTGTGGAAATGATGGGAAAGGGCCGTCATGATCCGTGCGTGGTGCCGCGCGCGGTCCCGATCGTGGAGGCGATGTGCGCGATCGTACTCATGGATCATGTATTGCGCCAGCGCGCCTTCAAATAATTTTTCCTTTTTTGATAAAATCGTTTTAGATTTTAATTATTATCTATTTCATAAGACTTATCTTTGAATATGGAGTATGGAGTGATAAAATCTATTAATAAGGATAGAAAAACCGGGATTATTCTTAATAAGAGGACTGGTTTAGAAGTGCATTTTAATGAACCGCATCTTGTTGAATTGGGACTGACGGTTGGAGATATGGTTGGTTATGTTTATTTTCCTTCACCAGTTAAAAAGAAAGTAGCTGGATCTTTATGCGTAGTGACTTATTTGACAAAAAGGAATCTTAAAAGAGCCATTGCAAGAGAATCCGAACATCTTTCGGAGGAGTTTTTGAAGTTAATGGGCTACGTTGTGACAGTAAAGGACGGTTGGGTCGTTAAAATAGATGGAGATGGAAATGTTCTTGAAAAAATATCCAAAGTGAAAGCTTTAAAGGGTAAGAAAAAGATTATTCTTGATTAAGCAGGTAGAATCACGACGGATGAGAGTCTTTGCAGGACCGAATGGCTCCGGGAAAAGCACGATCATTAACTCAATCAGGAGTTACCGTGAAAATGAATTTCAAATTGATTTTGGAACGTATGTTAATGCTGATGACATTGCAGTGATGCTAAGAAAAAACAAGTTTCATTTTAATAAATATAATATTAAAACAACCAAAGAAGAATTCATCAAAATCTCAATTTCTTCAGGGCTTATTAGCGGTAGTAATTTTACTTTGTCGCGTTTTCTTTCTTCTTTCAGGTTTTCAGGGAATGGGAAAATCAATTTGCTTAATAAACGGGACGATGAAGCGCTGGCGCAGATACTTGCAGATTTTTTAAGAAAAAAACTTTTGAGTGATGGCAGAAAGTTTTCTTTTGAAACAGTCTTTTCTCATTCTTCAAAAATAGAAATTATGAAGCATGCAAAAAATGCCGGGTACAAAATTTACCTCTATTTCGTTTGTACTGAGAGCCCGGAAATTAATATAAGACGAGTCAAAAAAAGAGTAAAGCAAAATGGTCATGATGTTCCTGTAGATCGCCTAAAATCAAGATACAATCGCTCCTTGCGGTTTCTTTATGGTGCTTCACAATTGGCATATCAGGCATTCTTTTTTGATAACTCTACTGATCAATTACAACCTTACTTTGCACATTTCAAAATTCAAAAAGGAGTTAAATTATGGGATGAGATGGATATTGAAAAAATTCCAATGTGGTTTTATAAACATTATTTTGCTAAAGTAAAGAAGAAAAAATAACGATCCATTTTGCGATGTGCGCGATCGTACTCATGGATCATGTATTGCGCCAGCGCACAACAGGAAATTAATTCAGACAAAAATTTTCAAATCAAAATCATGACAGAAGAAATCAAACCGAAAAAGAAAAAGAAAAGCATGCCGAAGAGAATTCTCAAATGGACAGGAATAACTTTTCTTGCATTGCTCATTACTGCGATCATTCTGCCTTTTATTTTCAAGGATAAGATCATCCAGTATGTGAAAGATGAAGTGAATAAAAATCTCAACGCTACTGTTACGTTCGGCGATTTCGATCTCACGCTCATCAGCAGTTTTCCGGATTTCCGTTTTACGATCAGGGATGTGAAAGTTGTTGGTAAAAATGAATTTGCAAAAGATACGCTGGCAAATATTCCGGAACTGAAACTCGATCTCAATCTCATGAGCGTGATCGCGGGCAGCCGGTACAAAGTGAATTCCATCCGGCTCACGCATCCGCACATTCACGTGCGTGTGCTCGCGAACGGAAAATCGAATTACGATATAGTGAAAACGGACACGGTTCCAACAAAAGATGCTACGCCTAAAACGCCTTCGAAATTTAAATTGGCACTGAAAAAAATGGAACTTACCGGCGCCTACATTTCCTACGACGACGCTTCGCTCGGAATGAAAACCGTGATCGACAATATGAATTATATTCTCGATGGTGATTTTACGCAGGACAATTTCAATATGGATAATGATCTGAACATTGAAAAATTTTCGCTGGACTACGGCGGAATGAGTTACCTGAAAAATGTGAAGACCGTTGCTAAAGTTTCACTCGGTATGGATCTCGTGAACTGGAAATTCACTTTTAAAGAAAATGAATTCAACCTGAATGATCTTGGTTTGGGGCTCAACGGATTTTTTGCAATGCCGGGAGATGATTACAACATGGATCTCAGTTTCAAAGCAAAGCAAAATGATTTCAAGAATTTTCTTTCTCTTATTCCCGGTGCGTACACAAAAGATTTTTCAAGCGTGAAAGCATCCGGAAAACTTTCGTTCGACGGATTTCTTAAAGGAACTTACAGTGAGAAGCAGAATAAAATGCCGGGCTTCGGTTTGAATTTCAATATTACCGATGGAAGTGTGCAATATCCTTCTGTTCCCAAATCCATAAGCGCGATCAATGTCGATTGTAAGATCGATGATGCTTCCGGCGTTCCCGATGAAACAAAGATCGATGTGAATAAAATGCATATTGATTTCGGTGGAAACCCGGTGGAAGGAGGATTGCATGTTTCCACTCCTGTTTCCGATGCGAATCTTGATGGATGGGTGAAATGTCATCTGGACCTTGCTACACTGAAAGATGTGATGCCATTGGAAAAAGATGATCAGCTCAATGGAAAAGTAGATGCCGATGTGAAAATGAAAGGAAGAATGTCGCAGATCGAAAAAGAACAGTACGACCAGTTCGATTGCAGCGGAACGCTCGGTGTGCAGCAAATGATCTACAAAACAAAATCATTGCCGTATGATATTACTATCGATGCGATGAACATGAATTTCACGCCGCAATTCGTTGCTGTGAATAAATTCGACGGGAAGATCGGGAAGAATGATATGCATGCTGATGGAAGGATCGACAACCTGCTCACTTATATTTTCAAAGATTCATTGCTGCGCGGAAGTTTCAATTTCAATTCTTCGATGATGGATCTCAATCAATTCATGGGCGAATCATCTTCTGCAACTCCGGATACGGCTTCCATGGCGGTGATCGATGTTCCGGGAAATATTGATTTCACATTGAAATCGGCGATCCTGAAATTAATTTACACCGACATCAACATGGATAATGTTTCCGGCATTGTAACGATCAAAGACAAAACCGTTGATGTGAGCCGGCTCAAAATGAATTTAATGGGAGGATCCATGATGCTTGATGGAAAATATTCCATGTCTGCTTTAACGGATCCTAAAGTGGATCTGCAGATGGAGATCAGCGATTTTGATATTCAGCAAACGGAAAAATATTTCAACACTGTGGAAAAATTGGTTCCTGTTGCAAAATATACCACCGGAAAATTTTCTTCGAAGCTGAAGTATGCAAGTGATCTTGATCACAAAATGATGCCGGTAGTCACTTCGATCAACGGCGATGGAACACTCAGCACAAAGCAAGTGGAGGTAAGCGGGTTCGCTCCGCTGAATAAGCTCGATGACGCGCTCAAGATGAATAAATTTAAAAAAATAACCATCACCGATATCAATAACATCAGTTTCAAGATCGAGAACGGTCGTGTTACAACACAACCCTTCGATTTCAAGTCCGGTAAATCAACAGGCAAGATCGGCGGATCTACCGGCGTCGATCAATCCATCAATTATGCAATGGACGTTGCCATTCCAAGAACAGAATTCGGCCCGGCCAATGCAGCGCTCGACGGAATGGTATCTTCGGTAAAAGCAAAAGGAATTCCATTCACGCTCGGCGATGTGGTGAATGTACAGGCACTCTTCGGCGGAACAGTTACGAATCCAACAGTGAAAACGAATCTGAAAGAAGCCGGCGGGAACCTGATGGATGCATTAAAAAATAATATTGTGAATACGGTGACGCAGAAAGCCGACAGTCTGAAAAATGTGGGAGTGAATAAAGCGTGCGAAGAAGCGCAGAAACAATTCGATGATGCAAAAGCAAAAGCTGCACAAGTCAAAACCACTTCTTACCAGGCAGCCGACGCAGCGAAAAAAGCTGCTTATGACCAGGCCGATGCATTGGAAAAAAGTTCATCCAACCCGCTGCAAAAAATTGCCAATAAAAAAGCGGCAGACATTGCGCGTAAAAAAGCCGATGACATTTGCACAAAAGCAAAAACGGATGCCGATAAAACAGAGGCGGATGCAGTTGCAAGAGCCCAGGCGGAAAAAGATGCCAAATGTAAGTAGGGAGGAGCATGGAGATTGAACAATGAAAAAGATCTCCGGACTCCGAACTCAGGTGTACCTTTTCGGCATAATTTTCGTTATTACATAAACACCAGCGATCATGAACAGCATCTTCCGTTTTATTTTTTTTATTTCCATCGCATGCTCGTGCGTGCCTGTGCGCGTGTTTGCACAGGATGAAGCTGCTTCTCCGTGTCCGCCACCTGATGATGAGGATGCGAAAAAGAATTTTGAAAAAGCGAAAGACAAAAAAAAATATAATTGGGATGAACGCATGGCGTTTCTAAAAACTACGCTCGAAGAAGAACCTACGTGGGCCGATGCAAATTACCAGATGGCGAAAAATATTATCACCAAAGCAGTTGCTGATGGAAACGAAGGAATTTATCCCGGTGCAATTCCTTATTTAAAAGCAGCGGTCGATGCGTGTCCCGATATCGGCGCTGAACCTTTTTACCAATTGGGAACGCAGTATTATCTCCAGGAAGATTATCCGAACACAATTATTTATCTAACAAAATATATTAACTACGAAACAGATGATCCGAAAAAACTCGGGAAGGATTATGATTTCTTTTCAGGACAGGCGCAGGAAATGTTGCAGTGGTCGAAATTTTATGTCGATGTAAAAACGCATCCGCATCCGTTTGATCCCGTTCCGGTAAAAGGGATTTGCACCGATAAAGATGAATATCTCGCCATCGTTTCTCCCGATAATACGCTTGCACTTTACATACGGAAAGTTCCCATCAGTTCCATGGATCGTGTTTGGGGATCGGCTTCCTACCGCGAAGTTTTTACAGAAAGTAAAAAACAATCGAACGGAGAATTTGATGCGGGAGAATTTCTCGACGATCCGTTCAATAAAAATCCGAATGAAGGCGGGCCAACACTCACCATCGACAACAAACATCTTTTTTACACGATCACGAAAGATACGCCCGACGGGCCGAACACAGATATTTACACTTCCGATTTTGTAGATGGTGCGTGGACGGAGATCCGTTCCATTGGAGAAAAAGTGAATGACCCGATCTGGTGGGATTCGCAACCAACTGTTTCTGCCGATGGAAATACTTTGTATTTCGCGAGCAATCGCCCTGGCGGACAAGGAGGAATCGATATCTGGGTGACGAAAAAAAATACAGAAGGTGAATGGGGTGTTCCCGTGAATGCAGGGCCGGTGATCAATACGCAATTCGATGAGAAATCTCCATTCATACATTCCGACAGCCAGACACTTTATTTTTCTTCGAACGGACATCCCGGTGTAGGCGGGTATGATATTTTTTATTCACGCTCCGATGCAAAAGGAAACTGGCAGACGCCGGTGAATCTCGGTTTGCCGATCAACACGACCGGCGATGATCTCGGATTTTTTGTGAGTACCGATGGAAAAACAGGATTTTTCTGTTCGAATGCGCAGATCAACGGGCAGGTAGGAGGGTGGGATGTTTATCAATTTGAATTGTATCCGGAAGCGCGGCCGGAAGCGGTGGTAATTTTAAAAGGAGAATTGAAAGA
This genomic interval carries:
- a CDS encoding PD40 domain-containing protein, which gives rise to MNSIFRFIFFISIACSCVPVRVFAQDEAASPCPPPDDEDAKKNFEKAKDKKKYNWDERMAFLKTTLEEEPTWADANYQMAKNIITKAVADGNEGIYPGAIPYLKAAVDACPDIGAEPFYQLGTQYYLQEDYPNTIIYLTKYINYETDDPKKLGKDYDFFSGQAQEMLQWSKFYVDVKTHPHPFDPVPVKGICTDKDEYLAIVSPDNTLALYIRKVPISSMDRVWGSASYREVFTESKKQSNGEFDAGEFLDDPFNKNPNEGGPTLTIDNKHLFYTITKDTPDGPNTDIYTSDFVDGAWTEIRSIGEKVNDPIWWDSQPTVSADGNTLYFASNRPGGQGGIDIWVTKKNTEGEWGVPVNAGPVINTQFDEKSPFIHSDSQTLYFSSNGHPGVGGYDIFYSRSDAKGNWQTPVNLGLPINTTGDDLGFFVSTDGKTGFFCSNAQINGQVGGWDVYQFELYPEARPEAVVILKGELKDDFGNPLSGKVDVEVKDVQTKEVHQAVVDTTSGSFAAAIRISKKEDFVISVKKDSAAFNSTLVSTKDGFKSSAVDLKPMNIDKLKVGNAYTINDINFATSSAVIEPESMVVLEEFAAYLKEHPHIKIEIDGHTDDVGDDKQNMDLSNERAYAVFEALTTKFGVPRSQITGSHGYGETRPKVPNDSDEHRAMNRRTEFVLIAQ